TGTGAGAAAGTCCAACCAGACCAAGACCCACACATTCATATGGAAATTTGGGACTATAAATAGGAGGGATGGAGCCAGCAGAGATCAGATTCTCTCTACAGAAACCTCTACAGCACAGAGATCCAGCCATGGCTCCTACAATCACTTCAGCAATGACCAATTCTCAGGAGCAGCTGACTCTGACACACAAGGTAAATTGAAGGCTCAAGATCATGGACACTTCAACATCATTCATGTTCCTACTGATTCATCTTCATGTTATTCTCCAGAATAAGTTTATTAATgactttcttcctccttctgcaGCTCAGAAAGCCAGTGGTGGAGAAGTTACGCAGAGAGCGAATCAACAGCAGCATTGAGCAGCTCAAGTCTCTCCTGGGTCCAGAGTTCCTCAAACAGCAGCCTGACTCCAAGCTGGAGAAAGCAGACATCCTGGAGATGACA
This DNA window, taken from Centroberyx gerrardi isolate f3 chromosome 5, fCenGer3.hap1.cur.20231027, whole genome shotgun sequence, encodes the following:
- the LOC139909091 gene encoding transcription factor HES-5-like isoform X2 is translated as MEPAEIRFSLQKPLQHRDPAMAPTITSAMTNSQEQLTLTHKLRKPVVEKLRRERINSSIEQLKSLLGPEFLKQQPDSKLEKADILEMTVCFLTRQQQHQPVDSAAVNQGYSRCVQEVEHFLSKEEVKTQSQRRLLNHFHNLQSSSDQNLRETGFPVHSKEKSPVHSALWRPW